A single genomic interval of Xylanibacillus composti harbors:
- a CDS encoding aldo/keto reductase: MEYVKLGRTGLEVSRLCLGCMSYGIPERGSHPWTLNEEMSRPFLKRALELGINFFDTANVYSDGTSEEIVGRALQDYVRRDDVVIATKVHGRMRPGPNGAGLSRKAIMTEIDQSLKRLGTDYVDLYQIHRWDNDTPIEETMEALHDVVKAGKARYIGASSMYAWQFMKAQHTAEKQGWTKFVSMQNYLNLLYREEEREMLPLCKEEGVGVIPWSPLARGRLTRDWNEQTVRSETDEFGKKLYGMVEADRQVVERVAEVANRRGIPRAQVALAWVLQKEPVTAPIIGATKPHHLEDAVAALAVKLTADEIASLEEPYVPHPVMGGLN; this comes from the coding sequence ATGGAATATGTCAAGCTGGGCCGCACCGGGTTGGAGGTGTCCAGGCTGTGTCTGGGCTGTATGTCCTACGGGATACCCGAGCGCGGGTCGCATCCCTGGACATTGAACGAGGAGATGAGCAGGCCGTTTTTGAAGCGGGCGCTGGAGTTGGGCATCAATTTCTTCGATACGGCGAATGTGTACTCCGATGGCACGAGTGAGGAGATCGTAGGCCGGGCGCTCCAAGACTATGTCCGCCGCGACGATGTGGTAATTGCTACCAAGGTGCATGGACGCATGCGTCCGGGTCCTAATGGAGCGGGCTTGTCCCGCAAAGCGATCATGACCGAGATCGATCAAAGCCTGAAGCGGCTGGGAACGGATTATGTAGACTTGTACCAGATTCATAGATGGGACAACGATACGCCGATAGAAGAGACGATGGAAGCGCTGCATGATGTCGTTAAGGCGGGGAAAGCGCGTTACATAGGCGCTTCCTCAATGTATGCATGGCAGTTCATGAAGGCGCAGCATACGGCGGAGAAGCAGGGGTGGACGAAGTTCGTTTCGATGCAAAATTATTTGAACCTGCTGTACCGGGAGGAAGAGCGCGAGATGCTTCCGCTGTGCAAGGAGGAAGGCGTGGGCGTCATACCGTGGAGTCCGCTGGCACGCGGTCGCCTGACCCGCGATTGGAACGAGCAGACCGTCCGTTCGGAGACGGACGAATTCGGCAAGAAGCTGTATGGCATGGTAGAGGCCGATCGACAGGTAGTGGAACGAGTGGCCGAGGTAGCGAACCGGCGCGGCATTCCAAGGGCGCAAGTGGCGTTAGCTTGGGTGCTGCAGAAGGAGCCGGTCACTGCGCCGATCATCGGCGCGACGAAGCCGCATCATCTGGAGGATGCCGTCGCGGCGCTCGCGGTCAAGCTGACCGCGGATGAGATCGCCAGCTTGGAAGAGCCGTATGTGCCGCATCCGGTCATGGGCGGCTTGAACTAG
- a CDS encoding ATP-binding protein: protein MVQSDSWERTNKSDTHLSQLASVGQIAAGIAHEVKNPLTAVKGFLQLLKQKNDEQYIEIAQAELENAIAILQNLLHVSKPDLDDEPFESIDLAAELELLTQLFQDQFYRVSLVKEFEHTGSYIYGKKNQLKKVFFNLIKNAFEAIPENGSITIRHTADKERVMITIEDNGVGIPANKLEMLGTPFYTTKQSGTGMGLTLVFSVVYQHNGSIHVESEEHVGTKFTITFPREIGRIKRKEVVKLDLIDHSSPNIENLTDFFTLNRAAFEKRLLAEAINVRDKIDEIMEVGNINLLDNAHRLVLLVVEGREHEVISFAKTEGIVWAKHSLTLAFKLEWIQAVRRVLWDFLYNYDLSDEKVNSRENFFNLEKQINSLMDLFLNHLFISYSQFKDDLIRAQREMVEDLSVPIIPLSRSTSILPLIGPIDALRSSTIEEKVFSKISNDRIETLIIDLSGTLEMEPEVIQQLIGVIEGSKMMGCEVVITGLRPEIVKIMVRLGLNFGNNAVTKGTLQQALAVYIQPEHLQSKPE from the coding sequence ATGGTGCAATCAGATAGCTGGGAGCGAACCAATAAATCCGACACCCACCTCAGTCAGCTTGCTTCGGTAGGCCAAATCGCTGCGGGCATTGCGCATGAGGTCAAAAACCCGCTAACCGCAGTTAAGGGTTTTCTGCAATTATTGAAGCAAAAGAATGACGAGCAATATATCGAAATTGCCCAGGCTGAATTGGAGAATGCTATCGCAATTCTGCAAAATCTGCTGCACGTATCCAAGCCGGACTTGGACGACGAGCCGTTCGAAAGCATCGATCTGGCGGCCGAGCTGGAGCTGCTGACACAGCTGTTCCAGGATCAGTTTTACCGGGTTTCGCTCGTCAAGGAGTTCGAGCACACGGGCTCCTACATATACGGCAAGAAAAATCAGCTGAAGAAAGTGTTCTTTAATCTAATTAAGAACGCCTTCGAGGCCATACCGGAAAATGGCAGCATCACTATCCGGCACACAGCCGACAAGGAACGCGTCATGATCACGATAGAGGACAACGGCGTCGGCATTCCGGCGAACAAGCTCGAAATGCTGGGGACCCCTTTCTACACGACAAAGCAGAGCGGCACTGGTATGGGATTGACCCTTGTGTTTTCGGTCGTCTACCAGCATAACGGTTCCATCCATGTGGAGAGCGAGGAGCATGTCGGAACGAAATTTACCATCACATTCCCCAGGGAAATCGGCAGAATCAAGCGAAAAGAGGTGGTCAAACTGGATTTGATCGATCACAGTTCCCCTAATATAGAGAACTTGACTGATTTTTTCACGCTCAACCGGGCGGCGTTCGAGAAGCGGCTGCTGGCGGAAGCGATTAATGTCAGAGACAAGATCGATGAAATTATGGAAGTCGGCAATATCAATCTGCTGGACAATGCTCACAGGCTCGTCCTGCTTGTGGTGGAAGGAAGAGAGCACGAGGTGATTTCATTCGCCAAGACCGAGGGAATCGTCTGGGCCAAGCATTCCTTGACCCTCGCTTTCAAGCTGGAGTGGATTCAAGCGGTACGGCGGGTCCTTTGGGATTTCCTCTATAACTACGACCTGTCCGACGAGAAGGTAAACAGCAGGGAAAATTTTTTCAACCTGGAGAAGCAGATCAATTCCTTGATGGATCTGTTCCTGAACCATCTGTTTATCAGCTATTCGCAATTCAAGGATGATCTGATCCGGGCGCAGCGGGAAATGGTCGAAGACCTGTCCGTTCCGATCATTCCGCTTTCCCGCTCCACCTCGATTCTTCCGCTTATCGGTCCGATTGACGCTTTGCGTTCCAGCACCATTGAGGAGAAGGTCTTCTCCAAAATTTCGAATGATCGCATTGAAACCTTGATCATCGATCTATCAGGAACGTTGGAAATGGAGCCGGAGGTCATACAGCAGCTGATTGGCGTTATTGAAGGAAGCAAGATGATGGGCTGCGAAGTCGTCATTACCGGCCTGCGTCCCGAGATCGTCAAGATAATGGTCCGGTTGGGGTTAAACTTTGGGAACAACGCTGTAACCAAGGGCACCCTGCAGCAGGCATTGGCTGTCTACATTCAACCGGAGCATTTGCAATCCAAACCGGAATAA
- the gdhA gene encoding NADP-specific glutamate dehydrogenase, with product MNVEQYLNSVYETVIQRNPHEAEFHQAVKEFLDSLAPVFEKYPHYKDTGVLERMVEPERLVSFRVPWVNDAGQVQVNRGFRVQFNSALGPYKGGLRFHPSVNASIIKFLGFEQIFKNSLTGLPIGGGKGGSDFDPKGKSDGEVMRFCQSFITELYRHIGQDTDVPAGDIGVGAREIGFLFGQYKRIRGGNEAGVLTGKGIGYGGSLARKEATGYGCIYFVNEMLQSRGLSYEGATVVVSGSGNVSIYAMEKAMELGAKVVACSDSGGYIHDPNGIDLDLVKQLKEVGRSRISEYVKTHPHATYTEGSQRIWEIPCDIALPCATQNEIDEASAATLVKNGVKAVGEGANMPSTLEAVEVFLKNDVLFGPAKAANAGGVAVSALEMSQNSMRLSWTFEEVDSRLHDIMKNIYQQSMKASEEFGAPGNLVVGANIAGFLNVADAMLAQGVV from the coding sequence ATGAATGTCGAACAGTATTTGAACAGTGTTTACGAAACTGTCATCCAACGCAATCCGCACGAGGCAGAATTTCACCAGGCCGTTAAGGAATTTCTCGATTCCCTTGCACCTGTGTTTGAAAAATATCCGCACTACAAAGACACTGGCGTATTGGAGCGCATGGTTGAGCCGGAGCGTCTGGTGTCGTTCCGCGTTCCTTGGGTAAACGACGCAGGACAAGTCCAAGTGAACCGCGGCTTCCGCGTTCAATTCAACAGCGCGCTTGGCCCGTACAAGGGCGGCCTTCGCTTCCACCCTTCCGTCAATGCCAGCATCATCAAGTTCCTGGGCTTTGAGCAAATTTTCAAGAATTCGTTGACCGGTCTTCCAATCGGCGGCGGCAAGGGCGGCTCGGACTTCGATCCGAAGGGCAAATCTGACGGCGAAGTCATGCGCTTTTGCCAAAGCTTTATTACAGAGCTGTACCGTCACATTGGCCAGGATACCGACGTACCAGCAGGCGACATTGGTGTCGGAGCCAGGGAAATCGGTTTTCTGTTCGGACAATACAAGCGTATCCGCGGCGGCAATGAAGCTGGCGTGCTGACCGGCAAGGGCATCGGATACGGGGGCAGCCTTGCACGCAAGGAAGCTACCGGCTACGGCTGCATCTACTTCGTTAATGAAATGCTGCAATCCCGCGGCTTGAGCTACGAAGGCGCTACTGTCGTCGTTTCCGGTTCCGGCAATGTCTCGATCTATGCGATGGAGAAAGCCATGGAGCTTGGCGCGAAAGTAGTGGCATGCAGTGATTCCGGCGGCTACATTCATGACCCGAACGGCATCGATTTGGATCTGGTGAAGCAGCTGAAAGAGGTCGGCCGCAGCAGAATCAGCGAGTATGTGAAGACGCATCCGCATGCGACGTATACCGAGGGCAGCCAGCGCATATGGGAAATCCCTTGCGACATTGCGCTCCCTTGTGCAACGCAGAACGAAATTGACGAAGCATCGGCGGCAACGCTGGTGAAGAACGGCGTGAAGGCAGTTGGCGAAGGCGCGAACATGCCGTCCACGCTGGAAGCGGTCGAGGTCTTCCTGAAGAACGACGTTCTCTTCGGACCGGCCAAGGCCGCAAATGCCGGCGGCGTAGCGGTTTCCGCGCTCGAAATGTCCCAGAACAGCATGCGCCTGTCCTGGACGTTCGAGGAAGTGGATTCCCGCCTGCATGACATTATGAAAAATATCTACCAGCAGAGCATGAAAGCTTCCGAAGAATTCGGCGCACCAGGCAACCTCGTTGTGGGTGCCAACATTGCCGGCTTCCTGAATGTGGCGGACGCCATGCTGGCGCAGGGTGTTGTGTAA
- a CDS encoding DoxX family protein → MAPLIALAGAFVVFRATGWAGVAYFDDWQMSLRAAVAVMFLVTASAHWGKRRSDLIRMVPAGVPRPDLAVSLTGYLEIAGAVALMIPALSAPAAIGLMAMLIAMFPANVKAAREQLTIGGRRVPSLPVRALLQVVFLGAVLLASPLPH, encoded by the coding sequence ATGGCACCGCTTATTGCGCTTGCAGGAGCATTCGTTGTATTTCGAGCAACAGGCTGGGCCGGGGTGGCCTACTTCGACGATTGGCAAATGAGTCTGCGGGCAGCCGTCGCCGTCATGTTCCTGGTGACGGCTTCCGCTCATTGGGGCAAACGCCGTTCAGACCTCATCCGCATGGTTCCCGCTGGCGTGCCCAGGCCGGACTTGGCAGTAAGCTTGACCGGCTATCTGGAAATCGCCGGAGCTGTCGCGCTCATGATTCCGGCTTTATCCGCTCCGGCGGCGATCGGTTTGATGGCTATGCTGATTGCGATGTTTCCGGCCAATGTGAAGGCCGCGCGCGAGCAATTGACCATCGGCGGCCGCCGCGTGCCTAGCTTGCCGGTTCGCGCCTTGCTGCAAGTGGTATTCTTAGGGGCAGTTCTGCTTGCCTCGCCGCTGCCGCATTAA
- a CDS encoding CPBP family intramembrane glutamic endopeptidase, which produces MPKSLNAAQAGWIFFISYAAGIGLSLLMLSGSGEVLRLDYFLLYVVLGQVGCNVLPALIWLRYKGIPLKEAFLLRRVTWKVLGLSVCIYALFQVFLLFVHQATSLVSLALGSAYQMSVYPVANDWLSLLVLLVCIGLLPPICEELLFRGALLGGYRVRGTLFAASMSALLFALFHDNPYRLAELFLAAWISALIVLRARSIIPGVVVHIATNIAYVVGSYAAAGDLVGAAGERAGAGAASLIVLGAASIPCLWGCWLLLRKLGSMTESRQNAVKVEGEAAAARGAYWLLPVGLAGILFVVKVAWL; this is translated from the coding sequence TTGCCAAAAAGCTTGAATGCTGCCCAAGCTGGGTGGATATTTTTCATTTCCTATGCGGCAGGCATAGGGTTGTCTCTCCTGATGCTGTCCGGCAGCGGAGAAGTTCTGCGTCTGGACTATTTTTTGCTGTATGTGGTACTGGGCCAGGTTGGCTGCAATGTGCTGCCTGCTCTGATATGGCTGCGTTATAAAGGGATTCCGTTGAAAGAAGCCTTCCTGCTCCGTCGGGTAACCTGGAAAGTGCTCGGGCTCAGCGTGTGCATCTATGCGCTCTTCCAAGTGTTTCTGCTGTTTGTGCACCAGGCGACCTCCCTCGTGTCACTGGCGCTTGGAAGCGCGTATCAGATGTCTGTCTATCCTGTCGCCAATGATTGGCTCTCCTTGCTTGTGCTGCTCGTCTGTATTGGCTTGCTGCCTCCGATCTGCGAGGAGCTTCTGTTCCGCGGGGCGCTGCTCGGCGGCTATCGGGTGAGGGGGACGCTATTCGCGGCAAGCATGAGCGCACTCCTGTTCGCGCTCTTCCATGACAATCCGTACAGGCTGGCGGAGCTGTTCCTGGCCGCCTGGATTTCTGCGCTTATTGTCCTGCGCGCCCGCTCGATCATTCCGGGTGTGGTCGTGCATATCGCGACCAATATTGCTTATGTTGTCGGCTCGTATGCCGCGGCAGGCGATCTGGTCGGGGCTGCAGGGGAGCGCGCAGGGGCTGGCGCCGCAAGTTTGATTGTCTTGGGCGCCGCATCGATCCCGTGTTTGTGGGGATGCTGGCTGCTGCTGCGCAAGCTGGGCAGTATGACGGAGTCGAGGCAGAACGCGGTGAAAGTCGAAGGTGAAGCCGCTGCTGCAAGGGGGGCCTATTGGCTATTGCCGGTTGGGTTGGCAGGAATCTTGTTTGTGGTGAAGGTTGCCTGGCTGTGA
- a CDS encoding carbon-nitrogen hydrolase family protein: MTKRFKIAMGQMLVEPGAPGQNLQRAKGMIREAAGQGCHVIVLPECMDLGWTYAEAQSMAQPIPGAYCEELAQAAREHQIHVVAGLTEKAEDRLYNASVLIGPNGQLLAKHRKINELAFAQQLYSIGNSLGVAETPFGTVALTICADNSPSALELGRATARMGAQIVLSPCAWAVPADHDNSREPYGDMWKSSYGTLANEHGMTIVGVSNVGRVKGGEWDGWKCIGCSLAVGPDGVITQGPYGEDAESLMTIELDVPVASGA, from the coding sequence ATGACAAAGCGATTCAAAATTGCGATGGGGCAAATGCTGGTGGAGCCGGGGGCTCCCGGCCAAAACTTGCAGCGGGCGAAGGGCATGATCCGAGAGGCAGCCGGCCAAGGCTGTCACGTTATTGTGCTGCCGGAATGTATGGACCTGGGCTGGACTTATGCGGAAGCGCAAAGCATGGCGCAGCCTATTCCGGGCGCATATTGCGAGGAGCTGGCTCAAGCGGCGCGCGAGCATCAAATCCATGTGGTTGCCGGATTGACGGAGAAAGCGGAAGACCGGCTGTACAATGCGTCGGTGCTGATTGGTCCGAACGGCCAGCTGCTCGCCAAGCATCGGAAGATCAACGAGCTGGCTTTCGCGCAGCAGCTGTACAGCATCGGAAATTCGCTCGGCGTGGCCGAAACGCCGTTCGGCACTGTGGCATTAACGATTTGCGCGGACAATTCCCCCAGCGCACTGGAGCTCGGCCGAGCTACTGCCCGCATGGGCGCACAAATCGTACTTTCGCCGTGCGCATGGGCGGTGCCTGCCGATCACGACAATAGTCGCGAGCCCTATGGCGACATGTGGAAGTCCTCCTATGGCACACTGGCGAACGAGCATGGCATGACTATCGTCGGCGTAAGCAATGTGGGTCGGGTAAAAGGCGGCGAGTGGGACGGCTGGAAGTGCATCGGCTGTTCGTTGGCGGTAGGTCCGGACGGCGTCATCACGCAAGGCCCCTATGGCGAGGATGCAGAGTCCTTGATGACGATTGAGCTGGATGTCCCTGTTGCTTCCGGCGCATAG
- a CDS encoding TetR/AcrR family transcriptional regulator, protein MKQEERRQRTTRQLLESTKALIREKGCHAITMKDIMEESGLSKGSIFHYVKSKDELFVWVLQEQLEQTNDRFIQAVEAQKAQPTFEGPMREIAKGLRELEAADHVANKVFMYLLGKEDDPTVREVLGQFYERSLRFAEQWIASGQAHGVIGEHLDKGKISELFVLLSLGFRIRQSLPSSESGSFAAHDLAAFMADVLQSDR, encoded by the coding sequence ATGAAGCAGGAAGAACGCAGACAGCGGACGACCCGGCAGCTGCTCGAGTCGACGAAAGCGCTGATTCGCGAGAAGGGCTGCCACGCGATAACGATGAAGGACATCATGGAGGAGTCAGGCTTATCCAAGGGCTCGATCTTCCATTATGTGAAGAGCAAGGACGAGCTGTTTGTATGGGTGCTCCAGGAACAGCTGGAACAGACGAATGATCGTTTCATTCAAGCAGTTGAGGCACAGAAGGCGCAACCGACCTTCGAGGGCCCCATGCGGGAAATTGCCAAAGGATTGCGGGAACTGGAAGCTGCAGATCATGTGGCGAACAAGGTGTTTATGTACTTGTTGGGCAAGGAGGACGATCCGACCGTAAGGGAAGTGTTGGGGCAATTTTATGAGCGTTCCTTGCGGTTCGCCGAGCAGTGGATTGCCTCCGGGCAAGCGCATGGCGTGATCGGAGAGCATCTGGACAAGGGAAAAATCTCGGAGCTGTTCGTGCTGCTCTCCCTCGGCTTTCGCATTCGGCAATCCTTGCCGTCGTCGGAAAGCGGTTCATTCGCAGCGCACGATTTGGCTGCGTTTATGGCTGATGTGCTGCAGTCGGATCGGTAG
- a CDS encoding GyrI-like domain-containing protein, giving the protein MAPRAEAANVQIRIVWKDAFQVVGEKVQVNPIEAAAPSENAFARLWQRFSERTGEIPHSLPGAYGIHLFGAGCKPGSPCDYLAAVQVSRTDQVPDGMEGAAFPAGLYCVVSRKGVIDEIREAYRFYYDEWLPSSAYTSRPGAEFEYYDERYKGNADPESVMDIWFPIQPKDLPLENRVAAVFVHVSDLRRSAEWYSKLFGLPVLKERLNGGPVYWFDFPGTHLILDADTNNRLDPKWKENMEPLFMLPVRDIDEAYQYLNGKAERLFEPERHGSMAYFNFREPEGKALMACWTAQPSSDPEWTGTSPIRPMIGGVFADVKDLQAAARWYTNLLKLPYDEKMASQSIYAVPVTRGAALLLDHNRHLNGDDFTERFLVETHDIQAALAYVQEQGMRLASELRDVPEMAEFALLDPDGNRIVVAEMK; this is encoded by the coding sequence ATGGCACCAAGAGCAGAGGCGGCAAATGTTCAAATTCGCATTGTATGGAAGGATGCCTTTCAGGTCGTAGGGGAAAAAGTACAGGTTAACCCAATCGAGGCGGCCGCTCCTTCCGAGAATGCGTTCGCCCGATTATGGCAGCGATTCAGCGAGAGGACAGGCGAAATCCCCCACTCGCTTCCAGGCGCATACGGCATTCATCTATTCGGAGCGGGTTGCAAACCAGGTTCTCCATGCGATTACTTGGCAGCCGTGCAAGTTTCCCGCACAGATCAGGTGCCTGACGGCATGGAAGGGGCAGCCTTCCCCGCCGGACTGTATTGCGTTGTGAGCCGCAAGGGCGTGATTGACGAGATTCGGGAGGCGTACCGATTTTATTACGATGAGTGGCTGCCTTCTTCCGCATACACATCCCGTCCGGGAGCGGAATTTGAATATTATGACGAACGCTATAAGGGCAATGCGGACCCGGAATCGGTGATGGATATCTGGTTTCCGATCCAGCCCAAGGACTTGCCGCTCGAAAATCGGGTAGCAGCTGTATTCGTCCATGTGAGCGATCTGCGCCGTTCCGCTGAATGGTACAGCAAGCTGTTCGGGCTTCCTGTACTGAAGGAGCGTCTGAATGGCGGGCCGGTGTATTGGTTTGATTTTCCTGGTACGCACCTGATTTTGGACGCCGATACGAATAACCGTCTGGACCCGAAGTGGAAGGAGAATATGGAACCGCTCTTTATGCTGCCGGTTCGTGATATTGATGAGGCCTATCAATATTTGAACGGCAAGGCGGAACGATTGTTTGAGCCCGAGCGGCATGGTTCGATGGCCTACTTCAACTTCCGCGAGCCGGAAGGCAAAGCGCTGATGGCCTGCTGGACCGCGCAGCCAAGCAGTGACCCGGAATGGACCGGGACATCCCCGATCCGGCCCATGATTGGCGGAGTCTTCGCAGATGTGAAGGACTTGCAGGCGGCTGCCCGCTGGTACACCAATTTGCTGAAGCTGCCGTACGATGAGAAGATGGCCTCGCAATCGATATATGCCGTTCCGGTGACCAGAGGTGCGGCGCTGCTGCTGGATCATAACCGCCACTTGAACGGAGATGACTTCACCGAGCGGTTCTTGGTCGAGACTCACGATATTCAGGCTGCGCTTGCGTACGTGCAGGAGCAGGGAATGAGGCTGGCAAGCGAGCTGCGGGACGTCCCCGAAATGGCCGAATTCGCGCTGCTCGATCCGGACGGCAACCGGATCGTTGTAGCCGAGATGAAATAG
- a CDS encoding MFS transporter, translating to MEAGHRKRNLPLLLFSRTVSELGTSMFSFVLGLYVLEMTGSALKYSFILTAAILGRVVANSLAGIAADRYDKKHLILWAEYGSAAVLVLLWALHAWQELSWISALAGTVLISMLGSLLRVTLNSSVPELLDETAAQKANALFQTIGALALIGGPLLGAVAYSETGLTTVIVLNVITFVGSGLVLLLLRFPQVSELPLPGGAWAEMRATWTYIRGYAHLYEVLKISAIMNFILYPMMMLVLPFVIYQVLRMSETELAAIQACWAAGMVAGTLFLVVFKRGDALIRHFFHFLIVLGLLVFLWAYPGLPGIDAAVGAGDVGVYGALVFLIGFLQMLVQVPMYTYFQFRISLEMRGKVWGLANTLTDVSAPFGLWACGLLLDGISWVWVPLVSGAAIVLISAWMKTRFGQDMRIKMAGSEWEEGTDCQKA from the coding sequence ATGGAGGCAGGCCATCGCAAGAGGAATTTGCCGCTGTTGTTGTTTAGCCGCACGGTGTCCGAGCTCGGAACCTCGATGTTTTCCTTTGTGCTGGGTCTGTATGTGCTCGAGATGACCGGCTCTGCGTTGAAGTATTCGTTCATACTGACTGCTGCTATATTGGGCAGGGTAGTCGCCAACTCGCTTGCAGGAATCGCGGCCGACCGCTATGACAAGAAGCACTTGATCCTGTGGGCGGAATACGGGAGCGCAGCCGTTCTGGTGCTCTTATGGGCCTTGCATGCCTGGCAGGAACTGAGCTGGATCAGTGCACTGGCCGGTACGGTGCTCATCAGCATGCTGGGCAGCTTGTTAAGGGTTACTTTGAACTCCTCAGTGCCCGAGCTGCTTGATGAGACGGCGGCGCAAAAGGCGAACGCCTTGTTTCAAACGATCGGGGCGCTGGCGCTCATAGGCGGGCCTTTACTGGGGGCCGTAGCGTATTCTGAAACCGGGTTGACTACGGTTATCGTGCTCAATGTAATTACGTTCGTCGGTTCGGGTCTAGTGCTCCTGCTGCTTCGCTTTCCGCAAGTATCGGAGCTGCCGCTTCCCGGCGGCGCATGGGCGGAGATGAGGGCGACATGGACTTATATTCGCGGGTATGCCCATCTTTACGAGGTGCTGAAAATTTCGGCCATCATGAATTTTATTCTGTATCCGATGATGATGCTTGTGCTTCCCTTTGTCATTTATCAAGTGCTGCGCATGTCCGAAACCGAGCTGGCAGCCATTCAGGCGTGCTGGGCGGCAGGGATGGTGGCGGGCACGCTTTTTTTGGTCGTGTTCAAGCGGGGGGACGCGCTTATTCGTCACTTTTTCCATTTTCTAATTGTGCTGGGCCTGCTGGTTTTCCTCTGGGCATACCCAGGCTTGCCGGGCATAGATGCGGCAGTCGGTGCGGGAGATGTCGGGGTATATGGCGCACTGGTGTTTCTGATCGGTTTTTTGCAAATGCTGGTCCAAGTACCTATGTACACGTACTTCCAATTTCGCATATCCTTGGAGATGAGGGGAAAAGTGTGGGGGCTTGCCAATACGCTGACGGACGTTAGCGCGCCATTCGGACTCTGGGCGTGCGGTTTGCTGCTCGACGGAATAAGCTGGGTGTGGGTCCCTCTTGTATCCGGTGCGGCGATCGTCCTGATTTCTGCATGGATGAAAACGCGGTTCGGCCAAGACATGCGGATCAAAATGGCTGGAAGCGAATGGGAGGAAGGTACGGATTGCCAAAAAGCTTGA